In Bryobacteraceae bacterium, the following proteins share a genomic window:
- a CDS encoding PQQ-binding-like beta-propeller repeat protein, with amino-acid sequence MRTVLFLIPALALTAADWPQFRGPGGSGLCDRCGTLPTEFGPGRNVVWKTELPEGKSSPVFAGDRVFLTGADSENLFTIALDRNSGKVLWRRSIQAPKREAQNALNHRAAPTAVIGSGRIFVFFADFGLAAYDLEGNEQWRLPLGPFNSQHGIVASPVYADGRVVLVVDQDTDAFIIGVDAATGKPVWKAPRHVINGYSTPIVYQPGSGPAQVIAPGSYQLTSYAARDGEQLWFVRGLTCQPKSAPAIAGGMLYFSGWTTGNDEGQQVELPPFPEVAAAADANHDGKLAQKELPPPWQPTGSWRAIDLDRDGFLNEREWEFFRTRRASRNGLLAVKLGGHGDVTSSHVMWRHTKSLPDVPSPLIYDGVVYLFRNGGIATTLDARTGKLIKQARLTGALDDYYASPVGADGKVYVAGEHGKVVVLRAAGDWEILAINDFGSEIYATPAIAEGTLYIRTREALYAIGGR; translated from the coding sequence GTGCGAACCGTCCTCTTCCTCATCCCGGCCCTCGCCCTCACCGCGGCGGATTGGCCCCAGTTTCGCGGCCCCGGCGGCTCCGGCCTCTGCGACCGCTGTGGAACCCTCCCCACTGAATTCGGTCCCGGCCGGAACGTCGTCTGGAAAACGGAGTTGCCCGAAGGCAAATCCTCCCCGGTCTTCGCTGGCGATCGCGTTTTCCTCACCGGCGCCGACAGCGAAAACCTGTTCACCATCGCGCTCGATCGCAACAGCGGCAAGGTTCTCTGGCGGCGCTCCATCCAGGCGCCCAAACGCGAAGCGCAGAATGCGCTCAACCACCGCGCCGCCCCCACAGCCGTCATCGGATCCGGCCGTATCTTCGTCTTCTTCGCCGATTTCGGCCTCGCCGCCTACGATCTCGAAGGCAACGAGCAGTGGCGCCTCCCGCTCGGGCCGTTCAACAGCCAGCACGGCATCGTGGCGTCGCCCGTCTACGCCGACGGCCGCGTCGTCCTGGTGGTCGACCAGGATACCGACGCGTTCATCATCGGCGTCGACGCCGCCACCGGCAAGCCGGTCTGGAAGGCGCCCCGCCATGTCATTAACGGCTATTCCACCCCCATCGTCTACCAGCCCGGGAGCGGCCCCGCCCAGGTGATCGCGCCCGGTTCGTATCAGCTCACCTCCTATGCCGCCCGCGACGGCGAACAGCTCTGGTTCGTCCGCGGGCTCACCTGCCAGCCCAAGTCGGCCCCGGCCATCGCCGGAGGGATGCTCTACTTCAGCGGATGGACCACCGGTAACGACGAGGGCCAACAGGTGGAACTCCCTCCGTTCCCCGAAGTGGCCGCCGCCGCCGATGCCAACCATGACGGCAAACTCGCCCAGAAGGAACTCCCGCCGCCGTGGCAGCCCACCGGATCCTGGCGCGCCATCGACCTCGATCGCGACGGCTTCCTCAACGAACGCGAGTGGGAGTTCTTCCGCACCCGCCGCGCGTCCCGCAACGGTCTGCTGGCCGTGAAGCTCGGCGGCCACGGCGACGTCACCTCTTCCCACGTCATGTGGCGTCATACGAAGTCGCTGCCCGACGTCCCCTCCCCGCTCATCTATGACGGCGTCGTCTACCTGTTCCGCAACGGCGGCATCGCCACCACTCTTGACGCCCGCACCGGCAAGTTGATCAAGCAGGCCCGCCTAACCGGCGCGCTTGACGACTACTACGCCTCGCCCGTTGGCGCCGACGGCAAGGTCTACGTCGCCGGCGAGCACGGGAAAGTGGTCGTGCTCCGCGCGGCCGGCGATTGGGAGATCCTCGCCATCAACGATTTCGGCTCCGAAATCTACGCAACGCCCGCTATCGCCGAAGGAACCCTCTACATCCGCACGCGGGAAGCGCTCTACGCGATCGGCGGGCGCTAA